Genomic window (Ananas comosus cultivar F153 linkage group 1, ASM154086v1, whole genome shotgun sequence):
GAAGACCCTTATCTGGAAAAATTGGACCCTTAGGTATCGAAAATATCCTTACTAAATTTCATCCCGTTTGGCAGAATAGCGgagataactttcgttatccccgcgtATCCCCCGAACGAGACGGGACCTCcaaatttgtgaagaaaaataaaagaaattgctCAATGATGAATGTTTGACTCCAACTTAACCAAACaccaagaaaaacaaaaaggaaaaaaagagtcTCCCTTAACCCCTCAACTTTAGAAAAGGCCAAATACGAAATAACTAAACTTCAAATTCAACATAATGCGTCATGTACGAATAGTATATACTCTCtctttatttatgaaaaaaatttaaactatgagCAAGGACACAACATCATTTATATCTGCAACCAATCAAATatacttttatgttttttttttaaaaaaaaattattttaattacttgTTCTCTCAAAAGGAGAATTTAATTGGCTTGAGATAGAGTAATATAGTTCCTATTtgggataaaattttaatgggaGCTCTTTGACTGCGCCACGATCTGAatcttaagaaaaataaaagtaaactctaaaaaaaatatatatatttcttagaTTAGAAATAAAACTGACACGTAGCAATAAATCAGAGGGGGTTGCTTTCATTTTACTACTAATTTGGTACCATTTGCGTGTCGTGCCCCCAccattttctcttccttttctctcGACCTCTTGAGCTGACTCTCGTTCTATCTCCGCACAGTTTGATGGTGATGGGTTATGGCCGCCTTCATCTGTATCTCACAAGCCAAGGCTACCCCACCATATTCCACAAACGCCACATGTTTTTGGTGCAAGGCGAAGCATAAGTAAAAGCGGTTTGTGTTGTAATCCAGTTTAGTTATTTACTAAAAGCGAATATTTGACCTCCAGACAGACAACTCACCAAACTAGAGAATTTAGAACTGGCTGTGATACCATATCGGCACATATTTCATTCACATCTGATCAAGCTAAAAAAATGGTTGAATCTATAATTCTATCAGCGTTTTATAAGAAAGTAATTTTCATTACTAATGTTCAAGttggattaatatttaataaaattggaTTTTGTGTTCAACGGGTTTTaaatctatataataataagaattcAAAGCATCCAATGAATATGTTTATGTATTAAACTTTAGATAGTAAAACTAAAAGTCATTATCAAATAATCTACTAAAGTTTGAGATTATttctccacacacacacatagtttttttttttaaaaaaaagatattagtgatctgattttttagaaaaagggtAATAGTTTGGGACACAGTTGGCTTATTAAACAAGCACAAAATAAATACCAACAAGTGGGAgtgcatttttttattattattgttctcTTGCTACAGGTGATAGTAAAAGTGTGAGAAATAAAGTGCAAACAAGGAGGGTTCCATTTGCCTACTTTaaatacaggaaaaaaaaaaaaaaaaaaggagaaaaaaagaagaacaagaaNNNNNNNNNNNNNNaaaaaaaaaaaaaaaaaaaaaaaaaaaaaaaggagaaaagaagaagaacaagaacaagatgGGATTTTGAGCTCTGGATTTGTTGGGCTTCTGCATTTCAGATAGGAAAAAGGTACCCCTTTTTATTTTGGCTCTGAGAAGTTACTTATTATATTGTTGGGCATGTTGGATTCAGTGTTTCAATCTACTTAGATCAGATGGGGTTTTGTTTTACTTGTTTTTTTGTGTGTGGGTAAGAGATAAAgcttctgtttttatttttgtttgtttgttttttttttttttttttgcaattaagttCTTTTGGAATGATCATATTGGTGTTCATAAAGTTGGGATTTTTAGTTAGGGGCAAGAGAAAGGATCTCCCACAAATTTTGATTCAAGAGTGCTTCTTCTTGCTCTTGTGATTTTTGTCAAATTCAATGCTGTAGATGTAATTAAGAAGGggcttctgattttttttttttttttttggttttcctcAGGTtgggaggagaaagaaaaagaaaaaaaaaaagagggggattttttgcttcttggtgaaGTGATTTTGCTATAACCATTGTTGTGGATCAGTGGATGTAGGGGAAGCATTTATGCTAATTTTTATTCCTGGATCacttatcttaaaaagaaacaaaaaaataaaaatactccTTTTTGTTGATTTTGGATGTAGTTGAAACAGTTTCCAACATATCAAAGCTTCAACATCTTTCTGAGGGTAAACTAAACAAAGGAAGCAGCAAAAATCCCTCCTTTTTGAGCTCCTTCGGATTCCGAAGAGCTGTCGAATTCGCGGAAAAATGGAGAGACAGTCGAGTTTGCGGCTCGGAGTATTGGATAAGCTGCAGAGCTTCAGAATGGGCTCCATGGAAAAGCAGAAAAGCTTCCGGTCGCGGACGATGGATAAGCAGCAGAGCTTCAGGGAGAGGAAGAACAAAGAGAGCCCCGGAAAGCGGGGAGACACCGAACTGCACCTCGCGGCGAGGGCCGGAAACGCAGTCCATGTGCAGAAGATTCTTTCGGAATGCAGCGAGGATTCGTTGAAGGAATTGGTCTCCAAGCAGAATCTGGACGGCGAGACCGCCTTGTACGTCGCGGCCGAGAAGGGGCATGTGGAGGTTGTGCATGAGATTTTGCAGGTTTCGGATGTTCAATCCGCGGCCGTCAAGGCTAATAACAGCTTCGACGCCTTCCATATCGCCGCCAAGCAGGGGCATCTCGGTGAGCCTCGAAAACCCCTCCTTGTAGATTCCGATCGTTCTCGATATCGAATTACGAACCAATCATCGaaactatatataattgggtgcttcctttctttccttcgcCTCTTGGATTTGCAGAAGTTTCAAAGGAGCTCCTGTACTCGTTTCCGGCGCTGGCCATGACCACGAATTCGCTGAATTCCACCGCCCTCGACACCGCCGCCACGCAAGGCCACATCGATATCGTCAATCTTCTGTTGGAAACCGACGCAAGCCTCGCCAAGATCGCGAGAAATAATGGGAAGACTGTTCTGCACACGGCGGCGAGAATGGGCCACGTAGAAGTGGTGAAGTCTTTGCTAAACAAGGACCCGAGTATCGGCCTGAGGACGGATAAGAAGGGGCAAACGGCGTTCCATATGGCCGTGAAGGGCCAAAACGTCGACATCGTGCTCGAATTGCTGAAACCCGACGCCTCGATTATCCATTTGGAGGACAATAAGGGGAATAAGCCGCTGCATATTGCGACCCGCAAGGGCAATCTTAAGGTCGGTGAAAGTATTCATACGGCGATCAATTTCATCTTCTCTTGTTTGTTGTACTGATTATCGAATGAGCTGTTGATGCATCTTGAATCGTCGACCGCAGGTATTGCTGGCTTTACTAGTAATTGAGGGAATCGACATCAACGCGGTGAACAAAGCAGGCGAGACGGCTCTCGCCATTGCAGAAA
Coding sequences:
- the LOC109715010 gene encoding ankyrin repeat-containing protein At5g02620: MERQSSLRLGVLDKLQSFRMGSMEKQKSFRSRTMDKQQSFRERKNKESPGKRGDTELHLAARAGNAVHVQKILSECSEDSLKELVSKQNLDGETALYVAAEKGHVEVVHEILQVSDVQSAAVKANNSFDAFHIAAKQGHLEVSKELLYSFPALAMTTNSLNSTALDTAATQGHIDIVNLLLETDASLAKIARNNGKTVLHTAARMGHVEVVKSLLNKDPSIGLRTDKKGQTAFHMAVKGQNVDIVLELLKPDASIIHLEDNKGNKPLHIATRKGNLKVLLALLVIEGIDINAVNKAGETALAIAEKCGNEEIAAILRDVGAVTAKENSNPPNPAKQLKQTVSDIKHDVQSQLKQTRQTEMRVQKIKKRLQKLHIGGLNNAINSNTVVAVLIATVAFAAIFTVPGQFVQAPQEGYTLGQAYIANNAGFIIFLVFDSLALFISLAVVVVQTSLIVVEQKAMKRMVFVMNKLMWLACLFISGAFIALTYVVVGQNGLWLAWSTLAIGTTIMLATLGSMCYCIVVHRMEEKNMRIIRRASMSQSRSWSLSVASDSELLNSEYKKIYAL